Proteins encoded in a region of the Melospiza georgiana isolate bMelGeo1 chromosome 2, bMelGeo1.pri, whole genome shotgun sequence genome:
- the CRLF2 gene encoding cytokine receptor-like factor 2, giving the protein MRLIFQAYSMIFILGNMVASQSQSSGGDDAINTTIINFNNEKMQITWATRELFPNENVSFFYTFGEGKNKVWKPCTIYLLDQDYNSGCLFKTEGPTLTISIRNSNGSDVLFAKNLKADFYIKPSPPENVTFFWKEDTVTVSCNKPERNAWCLRFELQYKSKFDKEWQSRTSKCCSIGEQGFDPRKCYSFRARLTRLVPHCNVVKYSSDWAAETFWMNGTLLDSCDDDITPQSKTVIILSCSLAVVLMMLILLILLCKWQRVQMSVLPAIPDPKYPFADLFNDHNGNLQEWLDKNDHVVLQTKLEYEEPESITEAESQQEDGKNSDKQGPLEKIFTFSGAAENNDGKAAEIACLIPAPNTTAPFAGFHIIMNDDMYVML; this is encoded by the exons GTGGGGATGATGCCATCAACACCACAATAATCAACTTCAATAATGAGAAGATGCAGATCACATGGGCAACAAGAGAGCTTTTTCCCAATGAGAATGTGTCATTTTTTTACAC ATTTGGTGAAGGCAAGAACAAAGTTTGGAAGCCATGTACCATCTATTTATTGGATCAAGATTATAATTCTGGATGTCTTTTTAAGACAGAAGGACCTACCCTTACCATTTCTATCAGGAACAGCAATGGAAGTGATGTGCTTTTTGCTAAAAATCTAAAAGCTGATTTTTACA TAAAGCCCAGTCCACCAGAAAATGTGACCTTCTTCTGGAAAGAGGACACTGTTACTGTAAGCTGTAATAAACCTGAGAGAAATGCATGGTGCTTGAGATTTGAGCTTCAGTACAAAAGCAAGTTTGACAAAGAGTGGCAA TCCAGAACCTCCAAGTGCTGCAGTATTGGAGAGCAAGGCTTCGATCCCAGGAAGTGCTACTCTTTCCGGGCCAGACTGACGAGACTGGTACCACACTGCAACGTGGTTAAATACAGCAGTGACTGGGCAGCTGAAACATTTTGGATGAATGGCACGTTATTAG ATTCATGTGATGATGATATAACTCCTCAGTCAAAGACAGTAATTATTTTAAGTTGTTCCCTGGCAGTAGTCTTAATGATGCTTATCCTCCTGATTCTTCTGTGTAAGTGGCAGAg ggTTCAGATGTCAGTCCTGCCTGCTATACCAGACCCAAAATACCCATTTGCTGATCTCTTCAATGATCATAATGGAAACTTACAG gAATGGCTAGACAAAAATGATCATGTGGTGTTGCAAACCAAGCTGGAATATGAAGAACCAGAGTCCATCACTGAGGCAGAAAGCCAGCAAGAAGATGGGAAGAACAGTGACAAACAGGGGCCTTTGGAAAAAATCTTCACTTTTTCAGGAGCAGCTGAAAATAATGATGGCAAAGCAGCTGAGATTGCCTGCCTGATACCAGCACCCAACACTACAGCTCCTTTTGCTGGCTTCCATATTATAATGAATGATGACATGTATGTGATGCTATAA